A section of the Streptomyces sp. SCL15-4 genome encodes:
- a CDS encoding sensor histidine kinase, with amino-acid sequence MTGWCGPRDRWRTERERFRAARRTLRDARRSGVDHPGPPPTGFSLLPWLLLGMGSISNVIQGDTPNPWIGGLGLLAFNSLYVHVTFRAFDRAKRESVSTRVALGLLGLVTTGLALGYGGNWLMFFPLLGLATGAILRGPWLGRAGLLLTLYAGLISWLRAGWDEGTGIAYATFLSSMVTAAILGLSEAVRELRAAREELARRAVEKERLRFSRDLHDLLGHTLSVVVVKSEAARRLAARDLDAALAQIADIESVGRQALTEIREAVTGYREGSLATELARARSALSAASVRPVVRQSGTPLDPQTEALLGWVVREAVTNVVRHSDATRCEITVDSAAERVRLTVTDNGTGASGGGDEGLACGGGGVAGASVGGGVEGVSGGGGTGGGREGFASGGEVLGIASGGWGGGGTCGGAEGAHESVGAFRGGSAGGNGLVGLTERLAAVGGSLTAGPSARGGFTVAAVLPVGADELTPTG; translated from the coding sequence ATGACGGGGTGGTGCGGACCGCGGGACCGGTGGCGCACGGAGCGCGAGCGCTTCCGGGCCGCGCGGCGGACGCTGCGCGACGCCAGGAGGTCCGGCGTCGACCATCCGGGGCCGCCGCCCACCGGTTTCTCCCTGCTGCCCTGGCTGCTGCTGGGCATGGGGTCCATCTCCAATGTGATCCAGGGCGACACGCCGAACCCGTGGATCGGCGGCCTGGGCCTGCTGGCCTTCAACTCCCTCTACGTCCACGTCACCTTCCGTGCCTTCGACCGGGCCAAGCGGGAGTCGGTCTCCACCCGGGTGGCGCTGGGGCTGCTCGGCCTGGTCACCACGGGGCTCGCGCTCGGCTACGGCGGCAACTGGCTGATGTTCTTCCCGCTGCTGGGCCTGGCCACCGGCGCGATCCTGCGCGGACCCTGGCTGGGCCGGGCCGGGCTGCTGCTCACGCTGTACGCGGGGCTGATCTCCTGGCTGCGGGCCGGCTGGGACGAAGGCACCGGCATCGCCTATGCCACGTTCCTGTCCAGCATGGTGACCGCCGCGATCCTCGGTCTTTCGGAGGCGGTGCGGGAGCTGCGGGCCGCCCGCGAGGAGCTGGCCCGGCGGGCGGTGGAGAAGGAGCGGCTGCGCTTCTCCCGTGATCTGCACGACCTGCTCGGCCACACCCTTTCCGTGGTCGTGGTGAAGTCGGAGGCGGCCCGGCGGCTGGCCGCCCGCGACCTGGACGCGGCGCTGGCGCAGATCGCGGACATCGAGTCGGTGGGCCGGCAGGCGCTCACCGAGATCCGGGAGGCGGTGACCGGCTACCGCGAGGGCAGCCTCGCCACCGAGCTGGCCCGGGCCCGGTCGGCGCTGTCCGCGGCGAGCGTGCGGCCGGTGGTCCGCCAGTCCGGGACGCCGCTCGACCCGCAGACCGAGGCGCTGCTCGGCTGGGTGGTCCGCGAGGCGGTCACCAACGTCGTCCGCCACAGCGACGCCACCCGCTGCGAGATCACCGTGGACTCGGCCGCCGAACGAGTGCGGCTGACGGTGACGGACAACGGCACGGGTGCCTCCGGCGGTGGGGACGAGGGGCTCGCGTGTGGTGGCGGAGGCGTGGCCGGCGCGTCCGTCGGCGGCGGCGTGGAAGGTGTCTCCGGTGGTGGGGGCACAGGTGGTGGGCGTGAGGGGTTCGCCTCCGGTGGTGAGGTTCTGGGGATCGCCTCGGGTGGCTGGGGCGGGGGCGGCACGTGCGGCGGGGCTGAGGGCGCGCATGAGAGCGTGGGAGCCTTTCGGGGTGGAAGTGCGGGCGGTAACGGGCTGGTGGGGCTCACCGAGCGTCTCGCGGCGGTGGGCGGCTCGCTCACGGCCGGTCCCTCCGCCCGGGGCGGGTTCACGGTCGCGGCCGTCCTTCCCGTCGGCGCCGACGAGTTGACGCCTACGGGATGA